One Micromonospora eburnea genomic region harbors:
- a CDS encoding TetR/AcrR family transcriptional regulator, translated as MPKIQASTVAEHRVQQRAALLDAARNLLSRNPTEQQPPSLAEVARLAGLARSSVYSYFRSREDLLDALIADTFPRWSAYVTEQMDRHREPGRRVLAYVDANLHLVARGDHALARALASAGRADTLATSSRLLHDELRTPLVAALRAHGAPDPVRMAEVIQSVVFALTRMIEDGTSERKARRLAHELLEPYLRLGGDRQRDA; from the coding sequence GTGCCGAAGATCCAGGCATCCACTGTTGCCGAGCACCGCGTCCAGCAGCGCGCCGCACTGCTGGACGCGGCACGCAACCTCCTGTCCCGCAACCCCACCGAGCAGCAGCCGCCCAGCCTGGCCGAGGTCGCGCGGCTGGCCGGGCTGGCCCGCTCCAGCGTCTACTCCTACTTCCGGTCCCGGGAGGACCTCCTCGACGCCCTCATCGCCGACACCTTCCCCCGCTGGTCCGCGTACGTGACGGAGCAGATGGACCGGCACCGCGAACCGGGCCGGCGGGTGCTCGCGTACGTCGATGCCAACCTGCACCTGGTCGCCCGTGGCGACCATGCCCTGGCTCGCGCCCTCGCCTCCGCCGGCCGTGCCGACACCCTCGCCACGTCCAGCAGGCTGTTGCACGACGAGTTGCGTACGCCGCTGGTGGCGGCCCTGCGCGCACACGGCGCTCCGGACCCGGTCCGGATGGCCGAGGTCATCCAGTCCGTCGTCTTCGCGCTCACCCGGATGATCGAGGACGGGACGTCGGAACGGAAGGCCCGCCGCCTCGCCCACGAGCTGCTGGAGCCGTATCTGCGGCTCGGTGGCGACCGTCAGCGCGACGCATGA
- a CDS encoding 50S ribosomal protein L36 yields MKVRSSLRGLKRKANSIVVRRRGKVFVLNKADPRQKARQG; encoded by the coding sequence ATGAAGGTCCGAAGTTCACTTCGCGGGCTGAAACGGAAGGCCAACTCGATCGTGGTACGCCGTCGGGGCAAGGTCTTCGTGCTCAACAAGGCGGACCCACGGCAGAAGGCGCGACAGGGCTGA
- a CDS encoding discoidin domain-containing protein: MSPVPPHLSPPPSPRSARRLLAALTSLLAATALVAPPAAARAADPLLSQGRPTTASSTENAGTSAANATDGNAGTRWSSAFSDPQWLQVDLGATATVSRVTLVWEAAYARAYQIQTSTDGATWTTIWSTTTGAGGTVDLTVSGTGRYVRMYGTTRATGYGYSLWEFQVYGSTGGGTDCDTATNAAQGRPATASSTENAGFPATAAVDGNLGTRWSSAASDPQWLQVDLGSARTLCRVVLNWEAAYARAYQIQTSTDGTAWTTVWSTTTGAGGTETLTLAGSGRYVRVYGTARATGYGYSLWEFTVNTTGGGTIPGGGSLGPNVIVFDPSMSSATIQSQLDTVFRAQESNQFGTQRYALVFKPGDYSGINAQIGFYTSIMGLGRNPDDVRIHGDITVDAGWFNGNATQNFWRSASNMEVFPSAGFTRWAVSQAAPFRRMDIQGDLNLAPNGYGWASGGYIADSRVTGNVQPYSQQQWYTRDSNVGGYLNAVWNMVQSGVAGAPATSFPNPPYTTLAQTPVSRDVPYLYLDASGNYQVFVPSTRTNASGASWLNGATPGTSIPLSQFYVARPGDSTATINAALAQGLNLLFTPGVYSVTQTITVNRPGTVVLGIGFPTLIPQNGVTAMSVADVDGVRLAGMLFDAGPVNSPVLLQVGPTGSTASHAGNPTSIQDVFFRIGGAGAGKATTSLVVNQNDTLIDHIWAWRADHGTGVGWTVNTADTGLIVNGNNVTALGLFVEHYQKYEVIWNGNNGRTIFFQNELPYDPPNAGAWTNGSMVGYAAFKVANTVTSFEGWGMGSYCYFNVDPTIAAYHGFEAPTTAGVRFHDLLTVSLGGNGSITHVINDTGATAQGTNTVPVNLVNYP, from the coding sequence ATGTCACCGGTCCCCCCGCACCTCAGCCCGCCCCCATCCCCGCGCTCAGCCCGGCGACTGCTCGCCGCGCTGACGTCGCTGCTCGCCGCCACCGCGCTGGTCGCCCCGCCGGCCGCGGCCCGCGCGGCCGACCCGCTGCTCTCGCAGGGTCGCCCGACCACCGCGTCGTCGACGGAGAACGCCGGCACCTCGGCGGCGAACGCCACCGACGGCAACGCCGGCACCCGCTGGTCCAGCGCCTTCAGCGATCCACAGTGGCTCCAGGTGGACCTCGGCGCCACCGCCACCGTCTCCCGGGTCACCCTGGTCTGGGAGGCCGCGTACGCGCGGGCGTACCAGATCCAGACCTCGACCGACGGCGCCACCTGGACCACGATCTGGTCCACCACGACGGGAGCCGGCGGCACCGTCGACCTGACCGTCAGCGGCACCGGCCGGTACGTGCGTATGTACGGCACCACCCGGGCCACCGGCTACGGCTACTCGCTCTGGGAGTTCCAGGTCTACGGCAGCACCGGCGGCGGCACCGACTGCGACACCGCGACCAACGCCGCCCAGGGCCGGCCCGCGACCGCCTCCTCCACCGAGAACGCCGGCTTCCCGGCCACCGCGGCGGTCGACGGCAACCTGGGCACCCGCTGGTCCAGCGCCGCCAGCGACCCGCAGTGGCTCCAGGTCGACCTGGGCAGCGCCCGCACCCTGTGCCGGGTCGTGCTGAACTGGGAGGCCGCGTACGCGCGGGCGTACCAGATCCAGACCTCGACCGACGGCACCGCCTGGACCACCGTCTGGTCCACCACCACCGGCGCCGGTGGCACCGAGACCCTGACCCTGGCCGGCTCCGGCCGGTACGTGCGCGTGTACGGCACCGCGCGGGCCACCGGCTACGGCTACTCGCTCTGGGAGTTCACCGTGAACACCACCGGAGGGGGCACCATCCCGGGCGGCGGGTCGCTCGGACCCAACGTGATCGTCTTCGACCCGTCGATGTCCAGCGCCACCATCCAGAGTCAGCTCGACACCGTCTTCCGGGCCCAGGAGTCGAACCAGTTCGGCACCCAGCGGTACGCGCTGGTGTTCAAGCCCGGCGACTACAGCGGGATCAACGCGCAGATCGGCTTCTACACCTCGATCATGGGCCTGGGCCGGAACCCGGACGACGTCCGCATCCACGGCGACATCACGGTCGACGCCGGCTGGTTCAACGGAAACGCCACCCAGAACTTCTGGCGCTCGGCGTCCAACATGGAGGTGTTCCCCTCCGCCGGGTTCACCCGCTGGGCCGTCTCGCAGGCCGCGCCGTTCCGGCGGATGGACATCCAGGGCGACCTGAATTTGGCCCCCAACGGATACGGCTGGGCCAGCGGCGGCTACATCGCCGACAGCCGGGTCACCGGCAATGTGCAGCCGTACTCGCAGCAGCAGTGGTACACCCGGGACAGCAACGTCGGCGGGTACCTCAACGCGGTGTGGAACATGGTCCAGTCCGGCGTCGCCGGTGCTCCCGCCACCAGCTTCCCCAACCCGCCCTACACCACCCTCGCCCAGACCCCGGTCAGTCGGGACGTGCCTTACCTCTACCTCGACGCGTCCGGCAACTACCAGGTCTTCGTCCCGTCCACCCGGACGAACGCCTCCGGGGCCTCCTGGCTGAACGGCGCCACCCCCGGCACCTCCATCCCGCTGAGCCAGTTCTACGTGGCGCGTCCCGGCGACTCCACCGCGACCATCAACGCCGCCCTGGCCCAGGGGTTGAACCTGCTGTTCACCCCCGGCGTCTATTCGGTCACCCAGACCATCACCGTCAACCGGCCGGGCACGGTGGTCCTCGGCATCGGCTTCCCGACGCTGATCCCGCAGAACGGCGTCACCGCCATGTCGGTGGCCGACGTCGACGGGGTCCGGCTGGCCGGCATGCTCTTCGACGCCGGTCCGGTCAACTCGCCGGTCCTGCTCCAGGTCGGGCCCACCGGCTCGACCGCGAGCCACGCCGGGAACCCCACCTCGATCCAGGACGTCTTCTTCCGTATCGGCGGCGCCGGCGCGGGCAAGGCCACCACCAGCCTGGTGGTCAACCAGAACGACACGTTGATCGACCACATCTGGGCCTGGCGGGCCGACCACGGCACCGGCGTGGGCTGGACCGTCAACACCGCCGACACCGGCCTGATCGTCAACGGGAACAACGTCACCGCGCTCGGTCTCTTCGTCGAGCACTACCAGAAGTACGAGGTGATCTGGAACGGCAACAACGGCCGGACCATCTTCTTCCAGAACGAACTGCCGTACGACCCGCCGAACGCCGGAGCCTGGACGAACGGCTCGATGGTGGGCTACGCCGCCTTCAAGGTCGCGAACACGGTCACCTCGTTCGAGGGCTGGGGGATGGGCAGCTACTGCTACTTCAACGTCGACCCGACCATCGCCGCGTACCACGGCTTCGAGGCGCCGACCACGGCCGGCGTCCGGTTCCACGACCTGCTCACCGTCTCGCTGGGCGGCAACGGGTCGATCACACACGTCATCAACGACACCGGCGCCACGGCGCAGGGCACCAACACCGTGCCGGTGAACCTGGTCAACTACCCCTGA
- a CDS encoding cellulase family glycosylhydrolase: MTSIPRPSRRPLLAASAVGALALAGAALLPSTNAMAATGCAVTYTTNSWQGGFTANITIQNLGDPVNQWTLGFTFPNSGQRVSQGWSATFQQSGSAVTAKNLDYNGTLGTGASTTIGFNGTWTSANPNPTTFTLNGTTCTGSVPTNPPTTTPPPTTPPPTTPPPTTPPPTTPPPTGSTPAAINGQLRVCGVNLCNQYGKPIQLRGMSTHGLQWFANCYNDASLDALANDWQSDLLRISMYVQEQGYETNPTGFTNQVNNLVDKATARGMYALIDFHTLTPGDPMYNLDRAKTFFASVSARNAGKKNVIYEITNEPNGVSWSTIKNYAEQVIPVIRANHPEAVILVGTRGWSSLGISEGGNSDEIVNNPVSASNIMYTFHFYAASHKDNYRSEVQRAAARIPLFVTEFGTVTYTGDGAVDTASSTAWLDLLDRLKISYANWTYSDANEGSAAFKPGTCAGGQYAGTANLTASGNFMRSRIRTPDNFPTS; encoded by the coding sequence ATGACCTCGATTCCGCGCCCGTCACGGCGCCCCCTCCTCGCAGCGAGCGCCGTCGGCGCGCTCGCCCTGGCCGGGGCGGCCCTGCTGCCGTCGACCAACGCCATGGCCGCGACCGGCTGCGCCGTCACGTACACCACCAACTCCTGGCAGGGCGGGTTCACCGCCAACATCACCATCCAGAACCTGGGCGACCCGGTGAACCAGTGGACGTTGGGCTTCACCTTCCCCAACTCCGGGCAGCGCGTCAGCCAGGGCTGGTCGGCGACCTTCCAACAGAGCGGCAGCGCGGTCACCGCGAAGAACCTCGACTACAACGGCACGTTGGGCACCGGGGCGAGCACTACCATCGGCTTCAACGGCACCTGGACCAGCGCCAACCCGAACCCGACCACGTTCACCCTGAACGGCACGACCTGCACCGGCAGCGTCCCCACCAACCCGCCCACCACCACGCCCCCGCCCACCACGCCGCCGCCGACGACACCGCCGCCGACCACTCCCCCGCCGACCACCCCGCCGCCCACCGGCAGCACCCCGGCGGCCATCAACGGCCAGCTGCGCGTCTGCGGGGTCAACCTCTGCAACCAGTACGGCAAGCCGATCCAGTTGCGCGGCATGAGCACCCACGGGTTGCAGTGGTTCGCCAACTGCTACAACGACGCGTCGCTCGACGCGCTCGCCAACGACTGGCAGTCCGACCTGCTGCGGATCTCGATGTACGTGCAGGAGCAGGGGTACGAGACGAACCCGACCGGGTTCACCAACCAGGTCAACAACCTGGTGGACAAGGCGACGGCGCGCGGCATGTACGCGCTGATCGACTTCCACACGCTGACGCCCGGTGACCCGATGTACAACCTGGACCGGGCCAAGACCTTCTTCGCCTCGGTCTCGGCCCGCAACGCCGGCAAGAAGAACGTGATCTACGAGATCACCAACGAGCCGAACGGCGTTAGCTGGTCCACCATCAAGAACTACGCCGAGCAGGTCATCCCGGTCATCCGGGCCAACCACCCGGAGGCCGTGATCCTCGTCGGCACCCGCGGCTGGTCGTCCCTGGGCATCTCCGAGGGCGGCAACTCGGACGAGATCGTCAACAACCCGGTCTCGGCCAGCAACATCATGTACACGTTCCACTTCTACGCCGCCTCGCACAAGGACAACTACCGCAGCGAGGTGCAGCGGGCCGCAGCCCGGATCCCGCTGTTCGTCACCGAGTTCGGCACGGTGACCTACACCGGTGACGGGGCGGTCGACACGGCCAGCAGCACCGCCTGGCTCGACCTGCTCGACCGTCTGAAGATCAGCTACGCGAACTGGACGTACTCCGACGCCAACGAGGGCAGCGCGGCGTTCAAGCCGGGCACCTGCGCCGGCGGCCAGTACGCCGGCACGGCGAACCTGACCGCGTCGGGGAACTTCATGCGCAGCCGTATCCGCACCCCGGACAACTTCCCCACCAGCTGA
- a CDS encoding aminoglycoside phosphotransferase family protein gives MTAPREAPHIDAALVRRLVASQFPHWADLPVRPVAVDGWDNRTFHLGDEMTVRLPSAEGYVPQVEKEQRWLPLLAPRLPLAVPTPLAQGSPGEGYPFPWSVRRWIDGETAAAERIGDPVRFATDLAGLLTALHRTEPAGGPLAGAHSAFRGAALATYDAETRQAVELLGDRIPTDTVREIWATALESTWTGPPVWFHGDVAWGNLLVRAGRLVAVIDFGCCGMGDPACDLAVAWTLLAGASRTAFRAALDVDDATWARGRGWVLWKALITLDNPDPVRAAEARHALDAVLTEYAESTRA, from the coding sequence GTGACGGCGCCGCGCGAGGCCCCCCACATCGACGCGGCACTGGTGCGCCGGCTGGTGGCCAGCCAGTTCCCCCACTGGGCTGACCTCCCGGTCCGGCCCGTCGCAGTGGACGGCTGGGACAATCGCACCTTCCACCTGGGCGACGAGATGACCGTGCGCCTGCCCAGCGCCGAGGGCTACGTGCCGCAGGTCGAGAAGGAACAGCGCTGGCTGCCGCTCCTCGCGCCGCGGCTGCCGCTGGCGGTGCCGACCCCGCTGGCCCAGGGGAGCCCCGGCGAGGGCTACCCGTTCCCCTGGTCCGTCCGCCGCTGGATCGACGGCGAGACCGCCGCCGCCGAGCGGATCGGCGATCCGGTCCGGTTCGCCACCGACCTCGCCGGCCTCCTCACCGCCCTGCACCGCACCGAGCCGGCGGGCGGACCCTTGGCCGGCGCGCACAGCGCCTTCCGGGGCGCCGCGCTGGCCACGTACGACGCCGAGACCAGGCAGGCGGTCGAGCTGCTCGGCGACCGGATCCCCACCGACACCGTCCGCGAGATCTGGGCCACGGCCCTGGAGTCGACCTGGACCGGGCCGCCGGTCTGGTTCCACGGCGACGTCGCCTGGGGCAACCTCCTGGTGCGCGCCGGCAGGCTAGTCGCGGTCATCGATTTCGGCTGCTGCGGGATGGGTGATCCGGCCTGCGACCTGGCCGTCGCCTGGACGCTGCTGGCCGGCGCGAGCCGGACGGCGTTCCGCGCCGCGCTCGACGTGGACGACGCGACCTGGGCCCGGGGCCGGGGCTGGGTGCTCTGGAAGGCCCTGATCACGCTCGACAACCCCGACCCGGTCCGCGCCGCGGAGGCGCGCCACGCGCTCGACGCCGTCCTCACCGAGTACGCCGAATCCACCCGGGCGTGA
- a CDS encoding alpha/beta hydrolase — MTKGEQKVTEPAPPHRQPEEGHRHGRLSARPAAVATPGPTGLAFVPDPEGRPPALRYVPAGDAGPYRLVVLLHGAGGSARQGLDLLLPLADERRLLLLAPPAAASTWDLIAEGFGPDVRRIDALVGAAFAAYPVAGVTLGGFSDGASYALSLGLTNGDLVDAVLAFSPGFAAPLVTHGRPRVFVSHGTDDRVLPVDVCSRRLVPRLHTLGYPVEYAEFPGGHEVPAEIRRRAVDWLAG, encoded by the coding sequence ATGACGAAGGGCGAGCAGAAGGTGACCGAGCCCGCGCCACCGCACCGGCAGCCCGAGGAGGGGCACCGGCACGGCCGGCTGAGCGCCCGCCCCGCCGCCGTGGCCACGCCCGGTCCGACCGGGCTGGCCTTCGTACCCGACCCGGAGGGCAGGCCGCCGGCGCTGCGGTACGTCCCGGCCGGCGACGCCGGACCGTACCGGCTGGTGGTGCTGCTGCACGGCGCCGGGGGCTCGGCCCGGCAGGGGTTGGACCTGCTGCTGCCGCTCGCCGACGAGCGGCGACTGCTGCTGCTCGCCCCACCGGCCGCGGCGAGCACCTGGGACCTGATCGCCGAGGGGTTCGGCCCGGACGTACGCCGGATCGACGCGCTGGTGGGCGCGGCGTTCGCGGCGTACCCGGTGGCCGGGGTGACGCTGGGCGGCTTCTCCGACGGGGCGTCGTACGCCCTCTCCCTGGGCCTGACCAACGGCGACCTGGTCGACGCGGTGCTGGCCTTCTCCCCCGGTTTCGCCGCGCCCCTGGTCACCCACGGCCGGCCGCGCGTCTTCGTCTCGCACGGCACCGACGACCGGGTGCTCCCGGTGGACGTGTGCAGCCGGCGGCTGGTCCCGCGCCTGCACACCCTCGGCTACCCGGTGGAGTACGCCGAGTTCCCCGGCGGCCACGAGGTGCCGGCGGAGATCCGCCGGCGGGCGGTGGACTGGCTGGCCGGCTGA
- a CDS encoding LacI family DNA-binding transcriptional regulator — MGTPTTRPATLDDVARAAGVSRATASRVLGGYGFASPDARDRVTAAADRLGYVANTAARALVRGAGVRLVVVVSGADATVLDDPYVDRVVSAAARVCAPQGVGVALEWLPLTAPAGLRRLGEDRSVCGMLLVNTTAAVLAEVPARLRGRVASIGTGSPAVPSFDVDNAAGAEAVLRHLYAGDRRRIAMVTGPRWLACAERSVTVYQTLMRAAGLPVRLVTGDFTADRGGPAALEALTRWPDTDAIYAASDATALGVIAALRGRGYRVPHDVAVAGFDDIPYAAVSSPTLTTATHPVARIATAAATAVLHGRRMPPVTAFPSRLVARESA; from the coding sequence ATGGGTACGCCGACGACACGTCCCGCCACGCTCGACGACGTGGCCCGGGCGGCCGGGGTGTCGCGGGCCACCGCCTCCCGGGTGCTCGGCGGTTACGGATTCGCCTCGCCCGACGCCCGGGACCGGGTCACCGCCGCCGCCGACCGCCTGGGCTACGTGGCGAACACCGCGGCCCGCGCGCTGGTCCGCGGCGCCGGGGTACGGCTGGTGGTCGTCGTCTCCGGTGCGGACGCCACGGTCCTCGACGACCCGTACGTGGATCGGGTGGTGAGCGCGGCGGCCCGGGTGTGTGCCCCGCAGGGGGTCGGCGTGGCCCTGGAGTGGCTGCCGCTGACCGCCCCGGCCGGCCTGCGCCGGCTGGGCGAGGACCGCAGCGTCTGCGGGATGCTGCTGGTCAACACCACCGCGGCGGTGCTCGCCGAGGTCCCCGCCCGGCTGCGCGGGCGGGTCGCCTCGATCGGCACCGGCTCGCCCGCCGTCCCCTCCTTCGACGTGGACAACGCCGCGGGCGCCGAGGCGGTGCTGCGCCACCTGTACGCCGGGGACCGCCGCCGGATCGCCATGGTCACCGGCCCGCGCTGGCTCGCCTGCGCCGAGCGGTCGGTGACCGTGTACCAGACGCTCATGCGGGCGGCCGGGCTGCCGGTGCGCCTGGTGACCGGGGACTTCACCGCCGACCGGGGCGGCCCGGCGGCGCTGGAGGCGCTCACCCGCTGGCCGGACACCGACGCGATCTACGCGGCGAGCGACGCCACGGCGCTGGGGGTGATCGCCGCGTTGCGTGGACGCGGGTACCGGGTGCCGCACGACGTGGCGGTCGCCGGCTTCGACGACATCCCGTACGCCGCGGTCAGCAGTCCGACGCTGACCACCGCCACCCACCCGGTCGCCCGGATCGCCACGGCGGCGGCCACCGCGGTGCTGCACGGGCGGCGGATGCCGCCGGTCACCGCGTTCCCCTCCAGGCTGGTGGCGAGGGAGAGCGCCTGA